TACAAATTCAAAGGTCCCTGCCCAACAAAGTCAGACCCCACAGTACCAACAGCACCTGTGGGGCAACTTCCTACCATCCTCCCAACTCCACCAGAGCCAACTCTGCCGCCAACCCTCCCAGCAACTCCAGCAGCACTGCAGACAACCGTGATGCCGCTGGTGGTGACCTTGGAGCCTCCAGTTCAGACCACCGCTCGTGTGATGCTACCGGTCAGTAACCAAAGTGGCCCCATCACCACCGTCAGTCCTGTGGAGACAGGTAGAATATTACCAGTCAGGTTTTACTTCCCAGCATAAAACAATGCTCCCCAATGCTTTGAAGGTCAGATGTTTTAGTTCTGATAAAACGAGGTAAGAGTTTTTTTGATGACAGGAGGCGTAAaaggcctaaaaaaaaaaaacaaacaaacaaaaaaaaaaccaaaaccatcaTGCTAAATATTTGTTAGGTATAGCTCCACATTTTCTGCAGGCATGGGCTAAAATGTTCTCTCTTCTTGGCAAAGAGAGCAAATGCACCTATTTCCTAAAATGTTTATCTATTGCTTTGAAGAAAGTGTCaccaattttaaaaaattgcaatgacatttttttgacGGTGGCATATTTTAGCAGTGGATAAAATGGGAATAACTGATAATCAGGCTAAATGTTGCCTAAATATGTTAGGAGttataacatttttaaacataatatttttctttgtaaaggCAGAGGGAAACCACGGATGTGCTGTTTAGTGAATTATTTGTGTAAGTGATTGGCCAGGCAGGGTTCCTaacactgtctctgtctttagGTGTGATCATTGAGCATCCTTTTCATTCAGAGAGATGACATGAAAGGATAAGATCAACGAGAAGTCCCCAATGGACTgtagaaacactgaaatgatgCAAAATATGCCCGATGGCATGCTTTATCATTTCACTCCTATCTTACCTCTGCACTGATGCACAAAAATGACCTTGTGTTTCCTCAGAAATGTCTTTTGTGCATCCAAGTTGTCTGTTTTAATTTGCTGTGTATTTCTCATTGTGAAAGTTTAACCTAAAGCTTTCATGTTGTTAAATGGACTTAATCCTGCCATGGTTTGGTTGATCACCAGAGACAGACTCTCAGTGCAGGAGCCGTCCCCTGGACCTGGTCTTCATCATTGACAGTTCTCGCAGCGTGCGTCCTGGCGAGTTTGAGAAGGTCAAGATCTTCCTGGCCGACATGGTGGACACTCTGGATGTGGGCTCGGAGGCCACCAGAGTGGCCGTGGTCAACTACGCCAGCACGGTCAAAATAGAGTTTTTCCTCAAAGACCACTTCAACAAACCTGACATGAAGAAAGCCATCTCCCGCATCGAGCCCTTGGCAGCCGGCACCATGACTGGTCTCGCCATCAAAACTGCAGTCAACGAAGCCTTCACTGAGCAGTCTGGGGCCCGACCCCGCTCCAGGAAGATCTCCAAGGTGGCCATCATTGTGACCGATGGGAGACCTCAAGACCAGGTGGAAGAAGTGTCCGCAACAGCCCGGGCCGCTGGCATCGAGATCTACGCCGTTGGGGTGGACAGGGCAGATATGCGCTCCCTGAAGTTAATGGCCAGCATCCCTCTGGACGACCACGTCTTCTACGTGGAGACATATGGTGTTATCGAGAAGCTCACCTCCAAGTTCAGGGAGACACTGTGCGGTAGGACAACCAGGGGCCTGCAAGACCTTTTCCCACCATTAACCTCAGTTCTAGGTCCCCTACAAGGGGCGCCTACTGTACAGTCTTCAGGGGGgattgtttcagtttgtggATCATTTTCTTGCTATTGGTGAATAATAAACTTTGAGAATAGCAGATGCTCTCCACCCCCACATGGACTGCAGATGTTATTACTAGAACCTGCTTatagctgcaaaatgaaaccCATGTAAAGTCTTGGGACCATGATTTCCTAAACTTTCAGATTCTGtcttaaaaagccaaaaattgTGATTGTGATTAGTTTTGAAATCAAAAATTCGCTGCTTTGACCTTATTTGTTTTTCGATGTGaatgatttagatttttacaaTAGAACCTCAGTATCTCCAATGAAcagaaaacatccaaacatAGTAACTAaattaatctaatttaattaattaattacgTCAGTTTAAGCAATATGCTGATAGTACAAATTTTTGTTAATACTTTTCATTACTGTGTACTGTAGTTTACATTATAACGTTCTATTTTAAAGATTTGGACAAACGAGATTCTGCTGTAAATTTTTCCATGTCTGatcttgttgttgtggctcatTTGTAAAATCATGTGTCCACGGtctgtaactgtaactgcaGTGTTCTCTTAACTCACCTACGTCTCTGATGCACAAAGGGCTTTGGCTGAGATGTGGTTCTGTAGCTCTGCAGACTGTAGACTAGCTACCTCGCTATCGTGTCGTGTATGCAAGCACATGCAACTGTTCCATGCTGCCACGTTGACAGCTCCATCCCGGTTTATTCCAGGTCTGGACCCCTGTGCCATGGGACATGAGTGTGAACACATTTGTGTCAACAGCAACGCCTCCTATTACTGCAAGTGTCGGAGTGGGTATATCTTGAATGCGGACAAAAAGACATGTTCCCTAAAACGTAAGGACTTCCAATATAATGAACATAACTATGACA
This genomic interval from Echeneis naucrates chromosome 24, fEcheNa1.1, whole genome shotgun sequence contains the following:
- the matn3a gene encoding matrilin-3a, with amino-acid sequence MMTSLPWSLLCCTVFLLLSEVFGTYHPGVRDPQLIAAQSYAQTRNNGRPPVRTLNPSKTDSQCRSRPLDLVFIIDSSRSVRPGEFEKVKIFLADMVDTLDVGSEATRVAVVNYASTVKIEFFLKDHFNKPDMKKAISRIEPLAAGTMTGLAIKTAVNEAFTEQSGARPRSRKISKVAIIVTDGRPQDQVEEVSATARAAGIEIYAVGVDRADMRSLKLMASIPLDDHVFYVETYGVIEKLTSKFRETLCGLDPCAMGHECEHICVNSNASYYCKCRSGYILNADKKTCSLKPVKVEVVEDPCKCEARLAFQKQTQAAIQRLTAKLADVSGRIQHLENMVGHL